The Archangium primigenium genomic interval GAGGCGTGGCGCAGCGGGTCGCCCCGCCTCCAAGGACGCCTCACGCCAGGGCGCGACGCAGGAGGCGATAGGAGCCCTCGGTGACGCCGCCATAGGCCAGGTGCGCCACGAGCGCGCTCAAGTGGGTGCCCGCGGCCGTCTGCCTGGGCGTGGGGCCGAGCTTGAGCACCGGCACGAGGAACTCGTCGCCGAAGAGGAACAGGCCCACGCCGAACCCCAGCCCGAAGCGCTTGCCCGCCTGGGGGAAGTGCCGGTGCAGCGCGCCGTAGAGGGCGCCCCACGCGGTGCCATACCCGTAGTGCACGACGTTGCCAGCCTTCTTGCG includes:
- a CDS encoding DUF1440 domain-containing protein, with the protein product MAFTVRRRAPSPMLDLVCGALGGALATWVMGYALRGTMKRLPWKLKREAQWKAFLQGEPSTVKTAVALLRPLGVQLHGPRRKKAGNVVHYGYGTAWGALYGALHRHFPQAGKRFGLGFGVGLFLFGDEFLVPVLKLGPTPRQTAAGTHLSALVAHLAYGGVTEGSYRLLRRALA